TCTGCTGCTGTTGGCGGCGACCCTGGCGATGGTGCCGATGCTGGGGCGTTGGCGATCCTGGGTCTGGCTGATCGTGCCGCTGGGGTTGGTTTGGGCTGTATGGACACACTGGCCACTGCTCGGTGAACACAGCGCGGCTGTGTTGCGCGCCGCCAATGTGGCCTATCTGTCGTTTCTGCTGGGTTTACTCTGGGTCTATCGCACCGATCGCGTGCTGTTCTCACCGCTGACGATCGGTGGCTTCTGGTTCTTGCTGGTCTTTGTCGCCGTCACCATCTTCACGACTCGAATCGCCATGGTCGAGTGGGGCCTGCCGAGTCTGTCGCATGCTGACGTCCTGCATGGTCTGAGCGAAAGCCTGCTGTCGATCGCCAATCTGCTCGTGGCGTTAGGCGTCTATCGTCAGATCGAAGCTCGGCGGAAGCCGGGGTT
The sequence above is drawn from the Allochromatium vinosum DSM 180 genome and encodes:
- a CDS encoding DUF2499 domain-containing protein — its product is MLLSWPTWAIHLFTVTEWAVAMGLLWRYGGLIQRRELQVFAVCMGPHLMSGLLILGFHLRGDTMHGLLDVSRLTSFGGSLLLLAATLAMVPMLGRWRSWVWLIVPLGLVWAVWTHWPLLGEHSAAVLRAANVAYLSFLLGLLWVYRTDRVLFSPLTIGGFWFLLVFVAVTIFTTRIAMVEWGLPSLSHADVLHGLSESLLSIANLLVALGVYRQIEARRKPGLFSNAKTGEDPSQ